A genomic window from Schistocerca serialis cubense isolate TAMUIC-IGC-003099 chromosome 4, iqSchSeri2.2, whole genome shotgun sequence includes:
- the LOC126473512 gene encoding tetratricopeptide repeat protein 36: MSTQHDREILDTIFNPLGPLADKLPDEATDESVKDEEDESDPTVKAAKQLEMDAVTLAESGNIEAAINLFTKAIATAPSRPSAYNNRAQAYRLGGKISEAVADLNLAIQLSNGHGKSGCQALCQRGIIHRKEGNDDLAKEDFKAAANLGSKFAKHQLVEMNPYAALCNQMLHDVMKKLQAQEA, from the exons ATGTCAACGCAACACGATAGGGAAATACTTGATACCATATTTAATCCTTTAGGGCCCCTCGCAGACAAATTGCCAGATGAGGCAACTGACGAATCTGTTAAAG ATGAAGAAGATGAAAGTGATCCCACCGTCAAAGCTGCAAAGCAACTGGAAATGGATGCAGTCACCCTTGCAGAATCTGGAAATATTGAGGCTGCCATTAACCTGTTTACTAAGGCCATAGCTACGGCACCTTCTAGACCTTCTGCATACAACAATCGAGCGCAAGCATACAGGCTCGGTGGAAAAATTTCAG AAGCTGTCGCAGACTTAAACTTGGCGATACAGTTGAGCAACGGCCATGGTAAATCGGGGTGCCAAGCACTTTGTCAGCGAGGTATTATTCATCGTAAGGAGGGCAATGATGACCTAGCAAAGGAAGATTTCAAAGCTGCAGCAAACTTGGGAAGCAAATTTGCAAAGCATCAGCTAGTGGAAATGAATCCATACGCAGCACTCTGCAATCAGATGCTTCATGATGTTATGAAAAAATTACAGGCACAGGAAGCATAA